Sequence from the uncultured Flavobacterium sp. genome:
CAATTCAACATTCGCTTTGGCGGAACTTACGCGCAACACACTTATATTGATTTCAAACTTTCGGACAAACCAACGGATCCAATTCAGGATTTGAACGGAAAAGAAATGCCTGCAGCTCCAAAATGGTCTGGAAATTCGGAGGTAAGTTATTATCCAAACTGGCTTCCAAATCTTAGAACTTCTGTCGAATGGCAACTTGTTGGAAGTTACTACCAAGATCAGATAAATACAGTAAAATATAGCGGTTACAACATATTCAACGCAAGAGTTGGCTATCAATGGAAAGGAATTGAGGTTTACGGAAACGTACTTAATTTAACCGATAAATTATATGCTTATAATGTTTCGAGAGCCAATACCACAAACGCTCAACCAACTTATACCGCGGCTGCTCCAAGAACTTTTGTATTTGGAATTCAGTACAACTTTTCATTAAAAAAATAATAATCATTAGAAGCTAATCCCGCTCTCGGCTTTATCTTTTTATCCGCCGCGGCGGATAAAAAGGATATCGCCTCCATCGGGGCTAAAAAACCTAACAATGAGCAAAGAAATAAAAGAGAAAAAATCTAAAAAGAAAGATTCTAAATTTGTCAAAAAAATCAAACAACACATGTACAAATGGCATCGTGTTATTGGTTTAGTCACAATTATTCCGGTAATCTTCTGGACATTATCAGGTTTAATGCATCCGTTTATGGCGCATTTTTTCAAACCCGAAATTGCCCATGACAAACTCGAACAACAAATTATTGATAAAACTCAACTGCATTTTTCGATTCAGGAAGTTTTACAGAAAAACGAACTAACGCAATTCAAAAATTTCAGAATCGTTGCTTTCAACAATAAAACCTATTATCAGCTAAAAACTATAATTGGTGAATTATGGTATTTTGATACTTCTACAGCCAAAAAACTGGAAAACGGAGATCAAAAATATGCCGAATGGCTTTCGCGCTATTTCTTAGACGATCAAAAAAGCGCTGTTAAAAGCAGTGAAATCGTCACCGAGTTTACTTCGCAATACAAATATGTAAATCGATATTTACCTGTTTACAAACTCAGTTTTGAACGTTCGGATGCGATGCAGGTTTATGTCGAAACATCCTCAAGCAAATTGGCTACTTATAATCCAACTTCGAGACAAGCGTTTATCTGGTTCTTTGACACGTTTCATAATTGGTCGTTTATCGATGCTATTTCAAACAACAGTATCCGAATTATTACGATGATTTTCTTATTGTCGATTATTGGATTTTCTGCCTTGAGCGGAATCTTAATTTATGGTTTACTTTGGAAACAATTCAAAAAAACGGATAGTTTAGCGCCTAAAAAAGGACTTCGAAAATACCATCGCCAAATTGGAATTTGGGTTTCGCTTTTTACTTTGACATTTGCTTTTAGCGGTGCATATCACGCCACCACAAAATGGAATCCATATACTTTGTCGCAGATGGTTTACGAACCAACTTTCAAAACAAATGAAATTCCGCTGGCAAATAATGCTTTAAATTTAGATTGGAATCGTTTTCAAAATATAAGTTTAATAACTTTAAACGACACAACTTATTTCCGTTGTCAATTGCTTGAAAAGGAAAAATTCAAAACTTCAAAATCAGATTCAAATGCAAAATGGAATAAAAAAGGAGATCAAAAATCTGAAGTCGTTTATATCAATGCAACAACCAATAAAATTGTTCCAAACATTGATCTTCAATATGCTGAATTCCTGGCGTATTATTTTACAGATGGAGCGCCAAAAGCAGCTTGTTGCGAAATGGATCAAAGTTCAGATGAACCTCCGGTTTCTTTAGAAAATGCAAAACTATTAGAATCTAAAGTTTTAACTGATTTCGAAAGCAGAGAATATGGTTTTGTCAACAAAAGATTGCCTGTTGTAAAATTGGCTTATGACACGCCCGAAAAAACGACTTATTTCATAGAAACTGCAACTTCAAGATTAGCAGCCGTAGTAAAAAGTTCAGATATGGTCGAAGGATATTCGTTTGCTATTCTCCACAAATTCTTATTTATGGATTGGGCAGGAAAAAACATTCGGGATCTAACAATGGTTTTGGCAGCCTTGACCATTTTGATTGTTAGTATTTTGGGCTTTATTCTATTTTTGAAGAAATAATTTTTAAGCTTCTGAGGTTCTAAGTTACTAAGGTTCTAAGTTTTTTTCTTAGCGACTTAGTAACTTAGTTTCTTAGAAACTTATCGAAGATTTTCTTTACATTTGATAAAAATATATCTGCAAGTTGAAAAAAAATACCAGCCGTTTATTATCAATTTCATGGCTTCTTTGTTTTAGTTATTTTTTCATCTTAATGATTAAGATAACGTTGCAATATATTCCCTTAAATTCTAATGTTGCTTTTCTTCAAATAAAGCAAACGGAAATCAGCCAAATTCCGTTTTACTATCCCATATTTTATGTACATGTCTATTCGGCTATTTTTGTTTTGCTTGCAGGGTTTTCTCAATTCAGTTCTGCGCTTTTAAAAAAATATCCTGCTACGCATCGCAATATTGGAAAAGTCTATGTCTTTGTCGTACTTTTTCTCAGCGCGCCTTCAGGCTTCTTTATTGGTCTTTTTGCAAACGGAGGACTTTACTCCAAAATCTCTTTTGTAACCTTATCAATTCTATGGTTTTACTTTACGCTTAAAGGTTTTACGTCTATTAAAAATAAAAATATTACGAAACATCGGGCATTTATGTTCCGAAGTTTTGCCCTGACCTTTTCTGCTATTACGTTGCGTTTCTGGAAGGTTATTCTAGTATATTTGTTTCATCCTGCGCCTATGGATGTCTATCAGATAATCGCTTGGCTGGGTTGGATTCCCAATTTATTAATCGTTGAATATTATCTTTATAACCAATTAAAAAAATGAAAAAACTTTTTTGTTTACTGTTATCAATATTCCTTTTTTCCTGTAATTCTAAAGAAAAAAACCTCGCAAAAAACAATGCTGATAATTCAATGCCAGAAGAAATCAGAACCGATTTATATGGTTCGTGGGTTGGCGATTTTATTGTTTTGGAACGCGATACAACAAGAGAAGCAAAAGAAAAATACAGTAACAAAATCAATATTGTTATAAAGAAAATAACTGCAACAGAAGTTACTGGACAAAGCATTGTTGCCGGAAACAGCAGACCTCTTAAAGGTTTTATGCGAAGAACAGGAAATACATTTTATTTTACTCTTAAAGAACCCGGAGATGATAAAAACGATGGTGTTTTTGATTTTGAAATAAAAAATGATACGCTTTTAGCAGGAACCTGGACTGCTTTTAATGCTAAAAAAGAAGTCACTAAAAGAAAATTTGAACTTACTAAAAAAGAATTTAAATACGATCCAAGTGTAATGCTTCCGGAGCTGGATACATATGTTGATTATGAAAATCCAAAAGAAGAATTAGTTACAGACACCGAAGATCAGGAAGATACAGAAGAAGGACAAGATTCTACCTCTAATAAAAAAGCCGAACCTTATATGGAAACGGTATACAGAGCAGCTTCTGAAAAAATTTTAACAATCAATTCATCAACACAAAAATTGAAAGAATCTGATCTTAAAAACTTAAAGAAAATTGATTTGGAAATTCTTCGAAACACCATTTTCGCCAGACACGGACTTACTTTTAAAACCAAAACCGTTCGTCAGTTTTTTGATGATGTTGAATGGTACGTTCCAATTGCAACTAATGTAGACAATCAATTAACTGCAGTTGAAAAAGAGAACATAGTCTTATTAAAGCGTTTTGAAAAGTACGCCGAAGATAACTACGATTCTTTCGGAAGATAATTTTTTTTGAGGTTCTGAGGTTCTAAGTTACTAAGGTTCTAAGCTTTTTTCTTAGCGACTTAGTAACTTAGCTTCTTAGAAACTTATCTAAGAGGTTCTGAGTTACTAAGGTTCTAAGTTTTTTTTCTTAGCGACTTAGTAACTTAGCTTCTTAGAAACTTATCTAGGATTTTCTTCGAAATATCTAGCTTCAATTCGTTTAATATCTTTAATTGAATTTTTGGCCCAAGCCAAGCGTTTTTCCAGAATTTCATCTTCTGACAATTGCCAGTTAATATCTGAATTACGTAATCTGTTTGTTAGATTTTGGATTATAATTGCAGCCGAAACGGAAATGTTCAAACTCTCTGTAAAACCAACCATTGGAATTTTAAGAAATCCATCTGCTTTTTCCAGAATTTCTTCAGATAAACCGTCTCTTTCCGTTCCGAAGAATAAAGCACTTGGTTTTGTGATATCAAAATCTTCCAGCAAACAATCATTTTCGTGCGGAGTTGTTGCAATAATTTGATATCCTTGATTCTTTAAAGTAGAAATACAATTGCTTACAGAATCATATTGATGGATATCAACCCATTTTTGAGCGCCCATCGCAATTTCTTTGTCGATTTTTTTTCCGTAGCGCTGTTCGATAACATTCAATTCCTGGATTCCAAAAACTTCACAGCTGCGCATAACGGCACTTGTATTATGCATTTGAAAAACATCTTCTACAACAATTGTAAAGTGTTTTGTACGGTTTCCAAGTACTTTTAAAAATTTTTCTTTACGGTTGTCTGTTAATATATTTTCGAGAAAAGCGAGGTAATCTAAATCAATCATTTCAATTTTATTTGGCACAAAAATACATTATAAATAAAGCAGAAAGAAAAAATCATTTTTATTTTCAAGACTCCAATTGTTCAATAAGTGTATTGCCTAATTTTTCATATGATTTGTTAACTCCGGTAAAATCAATTTCCAATGCTTCTTCCTTAAATGAATCACCCTCAAAAACAGCATCTTCATTTTTAGAATGTTTCTTTAAGCGTTCGTACATTTTCTCCAGTTCTTCAACAGAATAATCGACATTAATAAAGGAGACAAATTTCTCGATAACATTTCTCATTCCGTCATTATAATCAAGCAAAGTGACATTTTGATCTGTTTCATAAAAATCTACAAACCCTTGAAAATATTTCTCTAAAACAAGCGCTCCATATTGCTGGAAACTAATTTCGTTAATTTCTTTCGAAGTGATTCCAAAAACTCCAGGCGGCAACAAATTTGGAACCATATGCATTCCTATCATTTTCTGATGTGATTTTAAAACCTCGATTGGTTTTCTATAAAGCAAAGCAAAAGGTGTCTCAGAAAAAATCGATCTCAAATAATCGGCATTGAAGATGTGCCACGCATCCAACTTTAGAATTAAATTCTTTTGTTCCGGGAATCTTTTTTGTCCAAGGAATACAATTACAGCTTTTAAAAGTGCTGTTTTTTTATCTAAACCAAAATTATCGCTTCTTAAGATTTCGTCGATAATTGGCGCTTCAGAAATCATACTATTTTCAGAAGAAGTTGCCAATGACTGACTCAGCATTGTAGAACCGCATCTTGATACATGAAATACTAATGATTTTAATTCTATCGAATCTAATTCTGCAGACCAATCGATAACATTATCTACAGAACTAACAACTTTAAATCGCTTCGAATTAAATTCATTACTTCGGCATTTTGCAATTGTTTCGTCAAAAAAAGGATCTGCATATTTTAAATCTCCCAGATAAATCCATTCAAAATAAACATCATTATCTTTTTCTACCAACTTATAAGGAATCCAATTTGAAAGAGGATGATCAACATTTTTCATTTTATATATTTTATTCTGCTAATAAATTTGCGATAATTTTTGCTCCGGCTTCTGTGGGATTTAAAGAAAGTTCAGCGATAATCTGTTGCTTCATTTCTTCTGAATACTGATTCTTTTCTGATGAAAAATTGAGATCAAAACCCATTTCAGCAAATAATTTATCAGACCAATCGTTTCGAATACAATCTAAAGTCAGATGAATTCGTGGTTCTGAACTTTTATTTTCTACGCTATGCCGAAGTTGAAAATTAGCATACCAGCATTCGCCCATTTTCATTGGAACCAATTGGTTATCTACATAAAAATAAACTTCAGAATTTGTTATAATAGGAATATGAATTCTAAAAAAAC
This genomic interval carries:
- a CDS encoding PepSY-associated TM helix domain-containing protein → MSKEIKEKKSKKKDSKFVKKIKQHMYKWHRVIGLVTIIPVIFWTLSGLMHPFMAHFFKPEIAHDKLEQQIIDKTQLHFSIQEVLQKNELTQFKNFRIVAFNNKTYYQLKTIIGELWYFDTSTAKKLENGDQKYAEWLSRYFLDDQKSAVKSSEIVTEFTSQYKYVNRYLPVYKLSFERSDAMQVYVETSSSKLATYNPTSRQAFIWFFDTFHNWSFIDAISNNSIRIITMIFLLSIIGFSALSGILIYGLLWKQFKKTDSLAPKKGLRKYHRQIGIWVSLFTLTFAFSGAYHATTKWNPYTLSQMVYEPTFKTNEIPLANNALNLDWNRFQNISLITLNDTTYFRCQLLEKEKFKTSKSDSNAKWNKKGDQKSEVVYINATTNKIVPNIDLQYAEFLAYYFTDGAPKAACCEMDQSSDEPPVSLENAKLLESKVLTDFESREYGFVNKRLPVVKLAYDTPEKTTYFIETATSRLAAVVKSSDMVEGYSFAILHKFLFMDWAGKNIRDLTMVLAALTILIVSILGFILFLKK
- a CDS encoding DUF2306 domain-containing protein, whose amino-acid sequence is MKKNTSRLLSISWLLCFSYFFILMIKITLQYIPLNSNVAFLQIKQTEISQIPFYYPIFYVHVYSAIFVLLAGFSQFSSALLKKYPATHRNIGKVYVFVVLFLSAPSGFFIGLFANGGLYSKISFVTLSILWFYFTLKGFTSIKNKNITKHRAFMFRSFALTFSAITLRFWKVILVYLFHPAPMDVYQIIAWLGWIPNLLIVEYYLYNQLKK
- a CDS encoding YARHG domain-containing protein, whose translation is MKKLFCLLLSIFLFSCNSKEKNLAKNNADNSMPEEIRTDLYGSWVGDFIVLERDTTREAKEKYSNKINIVIKKITATEVTGQSIVAGNSRPLKGFMRRTGNTFYFTLKEPGDDKNDGVFDFEIKNDTLLAGTWTAFNAKKEVTKRKFELTKKEFKYDPSVMLPELDTYVDYENPKEELVTDTEDQEDTEEGQDSTSNKKAEPYMETVYRAASEKILTINSSTQKLKESDLKNLKKIDLEILRNTIFARHGLTFKTKTVRQFFDDVEWYVPIATNVDNQLTAVEKENIVLLKRFEKYAEDNYDSFGR
- a CDS encoding RNA methyltransferase: MIDLDYLAFLENILTDNRKEKFLKVLGNRTKHFTIVVEDVFQMHNTSAVMRSCEVFGIQELNVIEQRYGKKIDKEIAMGAQKWVDIHQYDSVSNCISTLKNQGYQIIATTPHENDCLLEDFDITKPSALFFGTERDGLSEEILEKADGFLKIPMVGFTESLNISVSAAIIIQNLTNRLRNSDINWQLSEDEILEKRLAWAKNSIKDIKRIEARYFEENPR
- a CDS encoding sulfotransferase family protein; translated protein: MKNVDHPLSNWIPYKLVEKDNDVYFEWIYLGDLKYADPFFDETIAKCRSNEFNSKRFKVVSSVDNVIDWSAELDSIELKSLVFHVSRCGSTMLSQSLATSSENSMISEAPIIDEILRSDNFGLDKKTALLKAVIVFLGQKRFPEQKNLILKLDAWHIFNADYLRSIFSETPFALLYRKPIEVLKSHQKMIGMHMVPNLLPPGVFGITSKEINEISFQQYGALVLEKYFQGFVDFYETDQNVTLLDYNDGMRNVIEKFVSFINVDYSVEELEKMYERLKKHSKNEDAVFEGDSFKEEALEIDFTGVNKSYEKLGNTLIEQLES
- a CDS encoding aspartyl/asparaginyl beta-hydroxylase domain-containing protein → MNPSSSKLPISFSIDKLQEELAMCENDLWTPHFNTGRYEGNWTSVSLRSQSGLINDITSFANKGYVNTELLDRCPYFKEIMDWFQCEKEAVRLLRLGPNSEIKEHVDNDTSYEDGFFRIHIPIITNSEVYFYVDNQLVPMKMGECWYANFQLRHSVENKSSEPRIHLTLDCIRNDWSDKLFAEMGFDLNFSSEKNQYSEEMKQQIIAELSLNPTEAGAKIIANLLAE